A stretch of the Conger conger chromosome 3, fConCon1.1, whole genome shotgun sequence genome encodes the following:
- the LOC133123224 gene encoding uncharacterized protein LOC133123224, protein MAAIVMSSRQGHSETRIVPAGPGETSAPCSSSRDSPLSDTKPRDHMSKLCGLLGQSVVQPNAVVTAQLGDTVTLPCFYPHDGVPRISWLKQPLGQKPQPVARMLNYQSDAVFLNEFKNSTRLSAKTAKGTFNLTVSHVEPSDSATYYCTFIFYDEISFGDGSTLMVTGPESQSRTVVLQQPESESVQPGDSVTLQCTVHTETCAGEHSVHWFRPGSGESPPGIIHTHGHRSDECQRSSGTVSPTQSCVYNFPKRILSLSDAGTYYCAVATCGEILFGNGTKLDFKGRNNTVTS, encoded by the exons ATGGCggccattgtgatgtcatcaagg CAGGGACATTCAGAAACACGGATAgtgcctgcaggaccaggagaaaCTTCAGCACCCTGCTCCTCAAGCCGGGACAGCCCACTTTCAGACACAAAACCCAGGGATCACATGAG caaactgt GTGGTCTGCTTGGGCAGAGTGTAGTTCAGCCCAACGCTGTGGTGACAGCTCAGCTTGGAGACACCGTGACTCTCCCGTGTTTCTATCCGCATGATGGAGTGCCTAGAATCAGCTGGTTAAAGCAACCacttggacagaagcctcagcCTGTCGCAAGGATGCTGAACTATCAATCAGATGCTGTGTTTTTGaatgagtttaaaaacagtACACGTCTCAGTGCTAAGACAGCAAAGGGAACTTTTAACTTGACTGTCTCACATGTAGAGCCATCAGATTCAGCGACATACTACTGCACTTTTATATTCTACGATGAGATCAGCTTTGGAGATGGGAGTACCTTAATGGTGACGG ggccagagtcccagagcaggacagtagtgctgcagcagcccgagtctgagtcagtgcagccaggagactctgtgactctgcagtgtacagtacacactgagacctgtgcaggagaacacagtgtgcactggttcagaccgggatcaggagagtcccctccaggaatcattcacacccatggacacaggagtgatgagtgccagaggagctctgggactgtgtctcccacacagagctgtgtctacaacttccccaagaggatcctcagcctctctgatgctgggacttactactgtgctgtggccacctgtggggagatcctgtttgggaaTGGGACCAAGCTGGACTTTAAGGGTAGGAACAACACAGTCACATCgtga